Proteins co-encoded in one Accipiter gentilis chromosome 5, bAccGen1.1, whole genome shotgun sequence genomic window:
- the TMEM181 gene encoding transmembrane protein 181 isoform X5, with protein MRLYTLSKRHFVLVFVVFFVCFGLTVFIGIAGPNVIETSVARTDLNNTLKLKPFNLSSPPLSTYNQQLWLTCVVELDQHDVSLKKNVTMTVKVLGVVKDGSTPYVNNQVHNRTRLLSCAQKCNEIIVAHLGYLNYTQYNIFVSFEDLNKLTYTIQNITFTWKTYNPTFSQVEIWFRFVFVVLTFVITCLFAHSLRKFSMRDWGIEQKWMSILLPLLLLYNDPFFPLSFLVNSWFPGMLDDLFQSLFLCALLLFWLCVYHGIRVQGDRKCLTFYLPKFFIVGLLWLASVTLGIWQTVNEVHDPTYQYRVDTGNFQGMKIFFLVVATAYILYLLFLIVRACSELRNMPYVDLRLKFLTALTFVVLVISIVILYLRFGAQVLQDNFVAELSTHYQNSAEFLSFYGLLNFYLYTLAFVYSPSKNALYESQLKDNPAFSMLNDSDDDVIYGDCHGTDTNRSDYEEMPLQNGQAIRAKYKEESDSD; from the exons ATGCGATTATATACACTGTCCAAACGACATTTTGTTCTGGTCTTTGTAgtattctttgtttgttttggtctGACAGTCTTCATAGGAATAGCAG GTCCTAATGTAATTGAAACTTCTGTGGCAAGAACTGACTTAAATAACACCCTAAAG CTGAAGCCATTTAATTTAAGTTCGCCACCACTGTCTACTTACAATCAGCAGCTGTGGCTGACCTGCGTAGTTGAGTTGGATCAGCACGATG TATCCCTCAAAAAGAATGTTACTATGACAGTCAAAGTACTTGGGGTGGTGAAGGATGGAAGCACACCGTATGTTAATAATCAAGTTCACAATCGGACAAGATTACTCAGTTGTGCACAA AAATGCAATGAAATCATTGTTGCTCACCTTGGCTACCTGAACTACACTCAGTACAACATATTTGTTAGCTTTGAAGATCTAAATAAGTTAACCTACACCATTCAGAATATTACTTTCACA TGGAAGACCTACAATCCAACTTTTTCACAAGTGGAAATATGGTTCCGATTTGTCTTTGTAGTTCTTACTTTTGTCATCacg TGTCTGTTTGCACATTCCCTGCGGAAATTCTCCATGAGAGACTGGGGTATTGAACAGAAATGGATGTccatcctccttcccctcctgctacTTTACAATG atccatttttccccctttcttttctggTGAACAGCTGGTTTCCTGGAATGCTGGATGATCTATTCCAGTCACTGTTTCTGTGTGCATTGTTGTTGTTCTGGCTTTGTGTCTACCATGGTATAAGAGTACAG GGGGACAGGAAGTGCTTAACTTTCTATCTGCCCAAATTCTTTATTGTTGGACTGTTGTGGCTGGCCTCTGTTACATTGGGAATATGGCAAAC TGTTAATGAAGTACATGATCCTACATATCAGTACAGGGTTGACACAGGTAATTTCCAG GGAATGAAAATCTTCTTCCTTGTGGTGGCAACCGCATACATTCTCTACCTTTTGTTCCTGATAGTGAGGGCATGCTCAGAACTTCGTAACATGCCTTATGTTG ATCTCAGGTTAAAATTCTTGACTGCATTAACCTTTGTAGTGCTTGTCATTAG CATTGTTATACTCTACCTACGCTTTGGAGCACAAGTTCTACAGGACAACTTCGTTGCTGAGCTGTCAACTCATTATCAGAATT CAGCAGAATTCTTATCATTTTATGGTTTATTGAACTTTTATCTCTACACGTTAGCCTTCGTGTATTCCCCCTCAAAGAATGCACTATATG AATCACAGTTGAAAGACAATCCTGCTTTTTCTATGCTGAATGATTCAGATGATGATGTGATTTATGG GGATTGCCATGGCACTGATACAAACAG GAGTGACTATGAAGAAATGCCACTTCAGAATGGCCAAGCTATTAGAGCCAAGTATAAAGAGGAATCGGACAGTGATTGA
- the TMEM181 gene encoding transmembrane protein 181 isoform X6 codes for MEPLAPMRLYTLSKRHFVLVFVVFFVCFGLTVFIGIAGPNVIETSVARTDLNNTLKLKPFNLSSPPLSTYNQQLWLTCVVELDQHDVSLKKNVTMTVKVLGVVKDGSTPYVNNQVHNRTRLLSCAQKCNEIIVAHLGYLNYTQYNIFVSFEDLNKLTYTIQNITFTWKTYNPTFSQVEIWFRFVFVVLTFVITCLFAHSLRKFSMRDWGIEQKWMSILLPLLLLYNDPFFPLSFLVNSWFPGMLDDLFQSLFLCALLLFWLCVYHGIRVQGDRKCLTFYLPKFFIVGLLWLASVTLGIWQTVNEVHDPTYQYRVDTGNFQGMKIFFLVVATAYILYLLFLIVRACSELRNMPYVDLRLKFLTALTFVVLVISIVILYLRFGAQVLQDNFVAELSTHYQNSAEFLSFYGLLNFYLYTLAFVYSPSKNALYESQLKDNPAFSMLNDSDDDVIYGSDYEEMPLQNGQAIRAKYKEESDSD; via the exons ATGGAGCC GCTGGCACCGATGCGATTATATACACTGTCCAAACGACATTTTGTTCTGGTCTTTGTAgtattctttgtttgttttggtctGACAGTCTTCATAGGAATAGCAG GTCCTAATGTAATTGAAACTTCTGTGGCAAGAACTGACTTAAATAACACCCTAAAG CTGAAGCCATTTAATTTAAGTTCGCCACCACTGTCTACTTACAATCAGCAGCTGTGGCTGACCTGCGTAGTTGAGTTGGATCAGCACGATG TATCCCTCAAAAAGAATGTTACTATGACAGTCAAAGTACTTGGGGTGGTGAAGGATGGAAGCACACCGTATGTTAATAATCAAGTTCACAATCGGACAAGATTACTCAGTTGTGCACAA AAATGCAATGAAATCATTGTTGCTCACCTTGGCTACCTGAACTACACTCAGTACAACATATTTGTTAGCTTTGAAGATCTAAATAAGTTAACCTACACCATTCAGAATATTACTTTCACA TGGAAGACCTACAATCCAACTTTTTCACAAGTGGAAATATGGTTCCGATTTGTCTTTGTAGTTCTTACTTTTGTCATCacg TGTCTGTTTGCACATTCCCTGCGGAAATTCTCCATGAGAGACTGGGGTATTGAACAGAAATGGATGTccatcctccttcccctcctgctacTTTACAATG atccatttttccccctttcttttctggTGAACAGCTGGTTTCCTGGAATGCTGGATGATCTATTCCAGTCACTGTTTCTGTGTGCATTGTTGTTGTTCTGGCTTTGTGTCTACCATGGTATAAGAGTACAG GGGGACAGGAAGTGCTTAACTTTCTATCTGCCCAAATTCTTTATTGTTGGACTGTTGTGGCTGGCCTCTGTTACATTGGGAATATGGCAAAC TGTTAATGAAGTACATGATCCTACATATCAGTACAGGGTTGACACAGGTAATTTCCAG GGAATGAAAATCTTCTTCCTTGTGGTGGCAACCGCATACATTCTCTACCTTTTGTTCCTGATAGTGAGGGCATGCTCAGAACTTCGTAACATGCCTTATGTTG ATCTCAGGTTAAAATTCTTGACTGCATTAACCTTTGTAGTGCTTGTCATTAG CATTGTTATACTCTACCTACGCTTTGGAGCACAAGTTCTACAGGACAACTTCGTTGCTGAGCTGTCAACTCATTATCAGAATT CAGCAGAATTCTTATCATTTTATGGTTTATTGAACTTTTATCTCTACACGTTAGCCTTCGTGTATTCCCCCTCAAAGAATGCACTATATG AATCACAGTTGAAAGACAATCCTGCTTTTTCTATGCTGAATGATTCAGATGATGATGTGATTTATGG GAGTGACTATGAAGAAATGCCACTTCAGAATGGCCAAGCTATTAGAGCCAAGTATAAAGAGGAATCGGACAGTGATTGA
- the TMEM181 gene encoding transmembrane protein 181 isoform X2, with the protein MEADFAAFGSPLCGEVKRFCRRVRETYREIKEDLTPYKDDRYYRLAPMRLYTLSKRHFVLVFVVFFVCFGLTVFIGIAGPNVIETSVARTDLNNTLKLKPFNLSSPPLSTYNQQLWLTCVVELDQHDVSLKKNVTMTVKVLGVVKDGSTPYVNNQVHNRTRLLSCAQKCNEIIVAHLGYLNYTQYNIFVSFEDLNKLTYTIQNITFTWKTYNPTFSQVEIWFRFVFVVLTFVITCLFAHSLRKFSMRDWGIEQKWMSILLPLLLLYNDPFFPLSFLVNSWFPGMLDDLFQSLFLCALLLFWLCVYHGIRVQGDRKCLTFYLPKFFIVGLLWLASVTLGIWQTVNEVHDPTYQYRVDTGNFQGMKIFFLVVATAYILYLLFLIVRACSELRNMPYVDLRLKFLTALTFVVLVISIVILYLRFGAQVLQDNFVAELSTHYQNSAEFLSFYGLLNFYLYTLAFVYSPSKNALYESQLKDNPAFSMLNDSDDDVIYGSDYEEMPLQNGQAIRAKYKEESDSD; encoded by the exons ATGGAGGCGGATTTCGCCGCCTTCGGGAGCCCGCTGTGCGGCGAGGTCAAGCGCTTCTGCAGGCGGGTGCGGGAGACCTACCGGGAGATCAAGGAGGACCTCACCCCCTACAAGGATGACCGTTACTACCG GCTGGCACCGATGCGATTATATACACTGTCCAAACGACATTTTGTTCTGGTCTTTGTAgtattctttgtttgttttggtctGACAGTCTTCATAGGAATAGCAG GTCCTAATGTAATTGAAACTTCTGTGGCAAGAACTGACTTAAATAACACCCTAAAG CTGAAGCCATTTAATTTAAGTTCGCCACCACTGTCTACTTACAATCAGCAGCTGTGGCTGACCTGCGTAGTTGAGTTGGATCAGCACGATG TATCCCTCAAAAAGAATGTTACTATGACAGTCAAAGTACTTGGGGTGGTGAAGGATGGAAGCACACCGTATGTTAATAATCAAGTTCACAATCGGACAAGATTACTCAGTTGTGCACAA AAATGCAATGAAATCATTGTTGCTCACCTTGGCTACCTGAACTACACTCAGTACAACATATTTGTTAGCTTTGAAGATCTAAATAAGTTAACCTACACCATTCAGAATATTACTTTCACA TGGAAGACCTACAATCCAACTTTTTCACAAGTGGAAATATGGTTCCGATTTGTCTTTGTAGTTCTTACTTTTGTCATCacg TGTCTGTTTGCACATTCCCTGCGGAAATTCTCCATGAGAGACTGGGGTATTGAACAGAAATGGATGTccatcctccttcccctcctgctacTTTACAATG atccatttttccccctttcttttctggTGAACAGCTGGTTTCCTGGAATGCTGGATGATCTATTCCAGTCACTGTTTCTGTGTGCATTGTTGTTGTTCTGGCTTTGTGTCTACCATGGTATAAGAGTACAG GGGGACAGGAAGTGCTTAACTTTCTATCTGCCCAAATTCTTTATTGTTGGACTGTTGTGGCTGGCCTCTGTTACATTGGGAATATGGCAAAC TGTTAATGAAGTACATGATCCTACATATCAGTACAGGGTTGACACAGGTAATTTCCAG GGAATGAAAATCTTCTTCCTTGTGGTGGCAACCGCATACATTCTCTACCTTTTGTTCCTGATAGTGAGGGCATGCTCAGAACTTCGTAACATGCCTTATGTTG ATCTCAGGTTAAAATTCTTGACTGCATTAACCTTTGTAGTGCTTGTCATTAG CATTGTTATACTCTACCTACGCTTTGGAGCACAAGTTCTACAGGACAACTTCGTTGCTGAGCTGTCAACTCATTATCAGAATT CAGCAGAATTCTTATCATTTTATGGTTTATTGAACTTTTATCTCTACACGTTAGCCTTCGTGTATTCCCCCTCAAAGAATGCACTATATG AATCACAGTTGAAAGACAATCCTGCTTTTTCTATGCTGAATGATTCAGATGATGATGTGATTTATGG GAGTGACTATGAAGAAATGCCACTTCAGAATGGCCAAGCTATTAGAGCCAAGTATAAAGAGGAATCGGACAGTGATTGA
- the TMEM181 gene encoding transmembrane protein 181 isoform X1: MEADFAAFGSPLCGEVKRFCRRVRETYREIKEDLTPYKDDRYYRLAPMRLYTLSKRHFVLVFVVFFVCFGLTVFIGIAGPNVIETSVARTDLNNTLKLKPFNLSSPPLSTYNQQLWLTCVVELDQHDVSLKKNVTMTVKVLGVVKDGSTPYVNNQVHNRTRLLSCAQKCNEIIVAHLGYLNYTQYNIFVSFEDLNKLTYTIQNITFTWKTYNPTFSQVEIWFRFVFVVLTFVITCLFAHSLRKFSMRDWGIEQKWMSILLPLLLLYNDPFFPLSFLVNSWFPGMLDDLFQSLFLCALLLFWLCVYHGIRVQGDRKCLTFYLPKFFIVGLLWLASVTLGIWQTVNEVHDPTYQYRVDTGNFQGMKIFFLVVATAYILYLLFLIVRACSELRNMPYVDLRLKFLTALTFVVLVISIVILYLRFGAQVLQDNFVAELSTHYQNSAEFLSFYGLLNFYLYTLAFVYSPSKNALYESQLKDNPAFSMLNDSDDDVIYGDCHGTDTNRSDYEEMPLQNGQAIRAKYKEESDSD, from the exons ATGGAGGCGGATTTCGCCGCCTTCGGGAGCCCGCTGTGCGGCGAGGTCAAGCGCTTCTGCAGGCGGGTGCGGGAGACCTACCGGGAGATCAAGGAGGACCTCACCCCCTACAAGGATGACCGTTACTACCG GCTGGCACCGATGCGATTATATACACTGTCCAAACGACATTTTGTTCTGGTCTTTGTAgtattctttgtttgttttggtctGACAGTCTTCATAGGAATAGCAG GTCCTAATGTAATTGAAACTTCTGTGGCAAGAACTGACTTAAATAACACCCTAAAG CTGAAGCCATTTAATTTAAGTTCGCCACCACTGTCTACTTACAATCAGCAGCTGTGGCTGACCTGCGTAGTTGAGTTGGATCAGCACGATG TATCCCTCAAAAAGAATGTTACTATGACAGTCAAAGTACTTGGGGTGGTGAAGGATGGAAGCACACCGTATGTTAATAATCAAGTTCACAATCGGACAAGATTACTCAGTTGTGCACAA AAATGCAATGAAATCATTGTTGCTCACCTTGGCTACCTGAACTACACTCAGTACAACATATTTGTTAGCTTTGAAGATCTAAATAAGTTAACCTACACCATTCAGAATATTACTTTCACA TGGAAGACCTACAATCCAACTTTTTCACAAGTGGAAATATGGTTCCGATTTGTCTTTGTAGTTCTTACTTTTGTCATCacg TGTCTGTTTGCACATTCCCTGCGGAAATTCTCCATGAGAGACTGGGGTATTGAACAGAAATGGATGTccatcctccttcccctcctgctacTTTACAATG atccatttttccccctttcttttctggTGAACAGCTGGTTTCCTGGAATGCTGGATGATCTATTCCAGTCACTGTTTCTGTGTGCATTGTTGTTGTTCTGGCTTTGTGTCTACCATGGTATAAGAGTACAG GGGGACAGGAAGTGCTTAACTTTCTATCTGCCCAAATTCTTTATTGTTGGACTGTTGTGGCTGGCCTCTGTTACATTGGGAATATGGCAAAC TGTTAATGAAGTACATGATCCTACATATCAGTACAGGGTTGACACAGGTAATTTCCAG GGAATGAAAATCTTCTTCCTTGTGGTGGCAACCGCATACATTCTCTACCTTTTGTTCCTGATAGTGAGGGCATGCTCAGAACTTCGTAACATGCCTTATGTTG ATCTCAGGTTAAAATTCTTGACTGCATTAACCTTTGTAGTGCTTGTCATTAG CATTGTTATACTCTACCTACGCTTTGGAGCACAAGTTCTACAGGACAACTTCGTTGCTGAGCTGTCAACTCATTATCAGAATT CAGCAGAATTCTTATCATTTTATGGTTTATTGAACTTTTATCTCTACACGTTAGCCTTCGTGTATTCCCCCTCAAAGAATGCACTATATG AATCACAGTTGAAAGACAATCCTGCTTTTTCTATGCTGAATGATTCAGATGATGATGTGATTTATGG GGATTGCCATGGCACTGATACAAACAG GAGTGACTATGAAGAAATGCCACTTCAGAATGGCCAAGCTATTAGAGCCAAGTATAAAGAGGAATCGGACAGTGATTGA
- the TMEM181 gene encoding transmembrane protein 181 isoform X4, with translation MEPLAPMRLYTLSKRHFVLVFVVFFVCFGLTVFIGIAGPNVIETSVARTDLNNTLKLKPFNLSSPPLSTYNQQLWLTCVVELDQHDVSLKKNVTMTVKVLGVVKDGSTPYVNNQVHNRTRLLSCAQKCNEIIVAHLGYLNYTQYNIFVSFEDLNKLTYTIQNITFTWKTYNPTFSQVEIWFRFVFVVLTFVITCLFAHSLRKFSMRDWGIEQKWMSILLPLLLLYNDPFFPLSFLVNSWFPGMLDDLFQSLFLCALLLFWLCVYHGIRVQGDRKCLTFYLPKFFIVGLLWLASVTLGIWQTVNEVHDPTYQYRVDTGNFQGMKIFFLVVATAYILYLLFLIVRACSELRNMPYVDLRLKFLTALTFVVLVISIVILYLRFGAQVLQDNFVAELSTHYQNSAEFLSFYGLLNFYLYTLAFVYSPSKNALYESQLKDNPAFSMLNDSDDDVIYGDCHGTDTNRSDYEEMPLQNGQAIRAKYKEESDSD, from the exons ATGGAGCC GCTGGCACCGATGCGATTATATACACTGTCCAAACGACATTTTGTTCTGGTCTTTGTAgtattctttgtttgttttggtctGACAGTCTTCATAGGAATAGCAG GTCCTAATGTAATTGAAACTTCTGTGGCAAGAACTGACTTAAATAACACCCTAAAG CTGAAGCCATTTAATTTAAGTTCGCCACCACTGTCTACTTACAATCAGCAGCTGTGGCTGACCTGCGTAGTTGAGTTGGATCAGCACGATG TATCCCTCAAAAAGAATGTTACTATGACAGTCAAAGTACTTGGGGTGGTGAAGGATGGAAGCACACCGTATGTTAATAATCAAGTTCACAATCGGACAAGATTACTCAGTTGTGCACAA AAATGCAATGAAATCATTGTTGCTCACCTTGGCTACCTGAACTACACTCAGTACAACATATTTGTTAGCTTTGAAGATCTAAATAAGTTAACCTACACCATTCAGAATATTACTTTCACA TGGAAGACCTACAATCCAACTTTTTCACAAGTGGAAATATGGTTCCGATTTGTCTTTGTAGTTCTTACTTTTGTCATCacg TGTCTGTTTGCACATTCCCTGCGGAAATTCTCCATGAGAGACTGGGGTATTGAACAGAAATGGATGTccatcctccttcccctcctgctacTTTACAATG atccatttttccccctttcttttctggTGAACAGCTGGTTTCCTGGAATGCTGGATGATCTATTCCAGTCACTGTTTCTGTGTGCATTGTTGTTGTTCTGGCTTTGTGTCTACCATGGTATAAGAGTACAG GGGGACAGGAAGTGCTTAACTTTCTATCTGCCCAAATTCTTTATTGTTGGACTGTTGTGGCTGGCCTCTGTTACATTGGGAATATGGCAAAC TGTTAATGAAGTACATGATCCTACATATCAGTACAGGGTTGACACAGGTAATTTCCAG GGAATGAAAATCTTCTTCCTTGTGGTGGCAACCGCATACATTCTCTACCTTTTGTTCCTGATAGTGAGGGCATGCTCAGAACTTCGTAACATGCCTTATGTTG ATCTCAGGTTAAAATTCTTGACTGCATTAACCTTTGTAGTGCTTGTCATTAG CATTGTTATACTCTACCTACGCTTTGGAGCACAAGTTCTACAGGACAACTTCGTTGCTGAGCTGTCAACTCATTATCAGAATT CAGCAGAATTCTTATCATTTTATGGTTTATTGAACTTTTATCTCTACACGTTAGCCTTCGTGTATTCCCCCTCAAAGAATGCACTATATG AATCACAGTTGAAAGACAATCCTGCTTTTTCTATGCTGAATGATTCAGATGATGATGTGATTTATGG GGATTGCCATGGCACTGATACAAACAG GAGTGACTATGAAGAAATGCCACTTCAGAATGGCCAAGCTATTAGAGCCAAGTATAAAGAGGAATCGGACAGTGATTGA
- the TMEM181 gene encoding transmembrane protein 181 isoform X3: MEADFAAFGSPLCGEVKRFCRRVRETYREIKEDLTPYKDDRYYRLAPMRLYTLSKRHFVLVFVVFFVCFGLTVFIGIAGPNVIETSVARTDLNNTLKLKPFNLSSPPLSTYNQQLWLTCVVELDQHDVSLKKNVTMTVKVLGVVKDGSTPYVNNQVHNRTRLLSCAQKCNEIIVAHLGYLNYTQYNIFVSFEDLNKLTYTIQNITFTWKTYNPTFSQVEIWFRFVFVVLTFVITCLFAHSLRKFSMRDWGIEQKWMSILLPLLLLYNDPFFPLSFLVNSWFPGMLDDLFQSLFLCALLLFWLCVYHGIRVQGDRKCLTFYLPKFFIVGLLWLASVTLGIWQTVNEVHDPTYQYRVDTGNFQGMKIFFLVVATAYILYLLFLIVRACSELRNMPYVDLRLKFLTALTFVVLVISIVILYLRFGAQVLQDNFVAELSTHYQNSAEFLSFYGLLNFYLYTLAFVYSPSKNALYESQLKDNPAFSMLNDSDDDVIYGFLSP; this comes from the exons ATGGAGGCGGATTTCGCCGCCTTCGGGAGCCCGCTGTGCGGCGAGGTCAAGCGCTTCTGCAGGCGGGTGCGGGAGACCTACCGGGAGATCAAGGAGGACCTCACCCCCTACAAGGATGACCGTTACTACCG GCTGGCACCGATGCGATTATATACACTGTCCAAACGACATTTTGTTCTGGTCTTTGTAgtattctttgtttgttttggtctGACAGTCTTCATAGGAATAGCAG GTCCTAATGTAATTGAAACTTCTGTGGCAAGAACTGACTTAAATAACACCCTAAAG CTGAAGCCATTTAATTTAAGTTCGCCACCACTGTCTACTTACAATCAGCAGCTGTGGCTGACCTGCGTAGTTGAGTTGGATCAGCACGATG TATCCCTCAAAAAGAATGTTACTATGACAGTCAAAGTACTTGGGGTGGTGAAGGATGGAAGCACACCGTATGTTAATAATCAAGTTCACAATCGGACAAGATTACTCAGTTGTGCACAA AAATGCAATGAAATCATTGTTGCTCACCTTGGCTACCTGAACTACACTCAGTACAACATATTTGTTAGCTTTGAAGATCTAAATAAGTTAACCTACACCATTCAGAATATTACTTTCACA TGGAAGACCTACAATCCAACTTTTTCACAAGTGGAAATATGGTTCCGATTTGTCTTTGTAGTTCTTACTTTTGTCATCacg TGTCTGTTTGCACATTCCCTGCGGAAATTCTCCATGAGAGACTGGGGTATTGAACAGAAATGGATGTccatcctccttcccctcctgctacTTTACAATG atccatttttccccctttcttttctggTGAACAGCTGGTTTCCTGGAATGCTGGATGATCTATTCCAGTCACTGTTTCTGTGTGCATTGTTGTTGTTCTGGCTTTGTGTCTACCATGGTATAAGAGTACAG GGGGACAGGAAGTGCTTAACTTTCTATCTGCCCAAATTCTTTATTGTTGGACTGTTGTGGCTGGCCTCTGTTACATTGGGAATATGGCAAAC TGTTAATGAAGTACATGATCCTACATATCAGTACAGGGTTGACACAGGTAATTTCCAG GGAATGAAAATCTTCTTCCTTGTGGTGGCAACCGCATACATTCTCTACCTTTTGTTCCTGATAGTGAGGGCATGCTCAGAACTTCGTAACATGCCTTATGTTG ATCTCAGGTTAAAATTCTTGACTGCATTAACCTTTGTAGTGCTTGTCATTAG CATTGTTATACTCTACCTACGCTTTGGAGCACAAGTTCTACAGGACAACTTCGTTGCTGAGCTGTCAACTCATTATCAGAATT CAGCAGAATTCTTATCATTTTATGGTTTATTGAACTTTTATCTCTACACGTTAGCCTTCGTGTATTCCCCCTCAAAGAATGCACTATATG AATCACAGTTGAAAGACAATCCTGCTTTTTCTATGCTGAATGATTCAGATGATGATGTGATTTATGG